The proteins below come from a single Methanomassiliicoccales archaeon genomic window:
- a CDS encoding Eco57I restriction-modification methylase domain-containing protein, with the protein MEKSKVKEKIEGLIEKYENVENRKILNEANVRKDFIDPLFEALGWNVRDSHEYDAEMYIRGAGYADITLKIDNKPVVFVEAKKFGVVPSREDLTHQTTLEGHKLPVDWTEEERQVLNYAGRTVGVKWAILTNFEKFRLFNAYTGEIVLNTEKPKEYLERIDDLMLLTEDSLRSGDIEVLEDRIERPDIDENFLNLMNYCRFLLAEEIHDKFPEMDFDKLKFYTQRILDRMIIIRYAEDKWILDQPDQLKKAVDFYKGTEYTQLSSNLINFFDGFDNVHNTKIFEKDEELDKILKKVDDEILSEIIEHLYRQNFRKFKSDILGNTYEAYLSTKFEKKDDKIKIQTVDEARKEAGIYYTPTHVVEYILENTLTPKLEKIWKETQKLLKKEEYPQAVKKFKETEKIKILDPACGSGSFLVKAYELFEEHYKKYKKEIQKIREKTKKENQGQAKITETNILTKLEEPLKNYRWKILKKNIYGVDLDKVAAEIASINLMLKAMKRGEKLPLILEENIKVGNSIVTGVEGREELEEHSKEIETMIKYREKIKTEKDPKKKTKLEKKYKKLKEKIEDEINENLQEHFKKPEKQKPFNYELEFPEVFYTREGKLKQNPGFDIIIGNPPYIRQEKIKHLKPYLKSQYETYTGTADLYIYFIERGLKLLKKGGTFSHITSNKYTRAKYGQPLRKWILENFKIEKYYDYTGEKVFKDATVDPSTIIIKKTPPEGSITVNEDFKLPQKYLTEEIWTFQKPEIYQIKEKIEKIGKPLKEWPIKIYFGIKTGFNEAFIINDKKRREILENCGSREERERTEQIIKPILRGRDIKRYSYDWKGLWIIGTFPALKLEIDDYPNLKEYLKSFGERLKQDGKPGHRKKTNNKWFETQDTIAYYHEFEREKIVWQEIVRSPSFAYDDNNIYIEATAFLMTGERLKYILGLLNSRPVSFFFKTYYAGGGLGEGYRYKKAFLERLPIPPITKENKDTVKEIEELVDQILELNRKKQFIQKTFKTLVENTRQGRTPLGEYLEPKNAPDYNINLARMKKLVDDDKEVVPRRYRVHGGEDYLVLGVAYDGKVEDVLKVYFDDQTIKEFFHLSIHDDVAGKKRMYRSKKKILNTILTDIRVPRSTRNKSKDLENMKALMKILNREYEKEFNDPRPSLAELEEKIQEVDARIDELVYELYGLDDREKRIVEESLNS; encoded by the coding sequence ATGGAAAAGTCAAAGGTCAAAGAAAAAATAGAAGGGCTAATCGAGAAATATGAGAATGTTGAGAATCGGAAGATCCTAAACGAGGCTAATGTTAGAAAGGATTTCATAGACCCCCTATTTGAGGCTCTAGGATGGAATGTCCGCGATTCTCATGAATATGATGCTGAAATGTATATCCGTGGAGCAGGATATGCTGATATAACACTCAAAATAGATAATAAACCTGTTGTTTTCGTTGAAGCTAAAAAGTTTGGTGTTGTTCCTTCCAGGGAAGATTTGACACACCAGACAACCCTTGAGGGTCATAAGCTTCCTGTTGATTGGACTGAGGAAGAAAGGCAAGTACTCAATTATGCTGGCCGCACCGTTGGCGTGAAATGGGCCATACTAACCAATTTTGAAAAATTCCGCCTTTTCAATGCTTACACAGGTGAAATCGTCCTAAACACGGAAAAACCAAAAGAATATCTCGAAAGGATAGATGATTTAATGCTTTTAACAGAGGATAGTCTGAGAAGTGGTGACATAGAAGTCCTTGAGGATCGTATAGAAAGGCCAGACATAGACGAAAACTTCCTGAACCTAATGAATTACTGCAGGTTCCTGCTTGCAGAGGAAATCCATGATAAGTTCCCTGAGATGGATTTTGACAAGTTAAAATTTTATACGCAGAGAATCCTTGATAGGATGATTATAATAAGGTATGCAGAAGACAAATGGATCCTTGACCAGCCTGACCAACTGAAAAAAGCAGTCGACTTCTACAAAGGAACAGAATACACCCAATTATCATCAAATCTCATAAACTTCTTCGATGGCTTCGATAATGTGCACAACACAAAAATATTCGAAAAGGATGAAGAGCTTGACAAGATACTAAAAAAAGTCGATGATGAGATTCTCTCTGAAATAATTGAGCATTTGTATCGTCAAAATTTCAGAAAATTCAAATCAGACATCCTAGGAAACACCTACGAAGCCTACCTCTCAACAAAATTCGAAAAAAAAGACGATAAAATAAAAATACAGACAGTGGATGAGGCGAGGAAAGAAGCAGGCATCTACTACACACCAACACACGTCGTAGAATACATCCTAGAAAATACACTAACACCAAAACTCGAAAAAATCTGGAAAGAAACCCAAAAACTCCTAAAAAAAGAAGAATACCCCCAAGCAGTTAAAAAATTCAAAGAAACCGAAAAAATAAAAATCTTAGACCCGGCCTGTGGATCGGGATCATTCCTAGTCAAAGCCTACGAGCTATTTGAAGAACATTACAAAAAATACAAAAAAGAAATCCAAAAAATAAGAGAAAAAACCAAAAAAGAAAACCAAGGACAGGCAAAAATAACAGAAACAAACATCCTCACCAAATTAGAAGAACCACTAAAAAACTACAGATGGAAAATACTAAAGAAAAACATCTACGGCGTCGACCTGGACAAGGTAGCAGCAGAAATAGCATCAATAAACCTAATGCTAAAAGCAATGAAACGCGGAGAAAAACTCCCCCTAATCCTCGAAGAAAACATAAAAGTCGGCAACTCAATAGTAACAGGCGTAGAAGGAAGAGAAGAACTAGAAGAACACTCCAAAGAAATAGAAACAATGATAAAATACCGCGAAAAAATAAAAACAGAAAAAGACCCAAAAAAGAAAACAAAACTCGAAAAAAAATACAAAAAATTAAAAGAGAAAATAGAAGATGAGATAAACGAAAACCTCCAAGAACACTTCAAAAAACCAGAAAAACAAAAACCATTCAACTACGAACTCGAATTCCCAGAAGTATTCTACACTAGAGAGGGAAAACTAAAACAAAACCCAGGATTTGACATCATAATCGGAAACCCACCCTACATAAGACAAGAAAAAATAAAACACCTAAAACCATACCTAAAAAGCCAATACGAAACCTACACAGGCACAGCAGACCTCTACATCTACTTCATAGAAAGAGGCCTGAAACTACTGAAAAAAGGAGGAACATTCTCCCACATAACATCCAACAAATACACAAGGGCAAAATACGGCCAACCACTGCGCAAATGGATCCTGGAAAACTTCAAAATCGAAAAATACTACGATTACACAGGCGAAAAAGTATTCAAGGACGCCACAGTAGACCCATCCACCATCATAATCAAAAAAACACCACCAGAGGGGAGCATCACAGTCAATGAAGACTTTAAACTACCCCAAAAATACCTAACAGAAGAAATATGGACATTCCAAAAACCAGAAATATACCAAATAAAAGAAAAAATAGAGAAGATAGGGAAACCACTAAAGGAATGGCCCATAAAAATTTACTTTGGTATTAAAACCGGGTTTAATGAAGCCTTCATCATCAACGACAAAAAAAGGAGAGAAATCTTAGAGAATTGTGGAAGCAGAGAAGAAAGAGAAAGGACTGAGCAGATCATCAAGCCTATCTTAAGAGGACGTGACATAAAAAGATACTCATATGACTGGAAAGGTCTATGGATAATTGGAACGTTCCCAGCCTTAAAACTTGAAATAGATGATTATCCCAACCTAAAGGAGTACCTAAAGAGTTTTGGTGAAAGATTAAAGCAGGACGGAAAGCCAGGGCATAGGAAGAAGACAAATAACAAATGGTTTGAAACACAGGACACCATAGCATACTATCATGAATTTGAAAGAGAGAAAATCGTATGGCAGGAAATAGTAAGAAGTCCAAGCTTTGCTTATGATGATAACAACATTTATATTGAAGCAACTGCATTTTTAATGACCGGAGAGCGACTAAAGTACATTTTAGGGTTATTGAATTCAAGACCAGTATCATTCTTTTTTAAAACTTATTATGCTGGTGGTGGATTAGGTGAAGGTTATAGGTACAAAAAAGCATTTTTAGAACGTCTTCCAATCCCCCCAATCACAAAGGAGAATAAAGACACCGTGAAAGAAATAGAAGAGCTTGTTGATCAAATTTTGGAATTGAACAGGAAAAAACAGTTTATACAAAAGACATTTAAGACCCTTGTCGAAAATACTCGTCAGGGGAGAACGCCACTGGGAGAATATTTAGAACCGAAGAATGCCCCAGATTATAATATTAATCTGGCAAGGATGAAGAAGTTGGTAGATGATGATAAGGAGGTTGTACCGCGAAGGTATAGGGTTCATGGTGGGGAAGATTATCTTGTTTTAGGTGTAGCCTACGATGGCAAGGTTGAGGACGTTCTAAAAGTCTACTTTGACGATCAGACAATAAAAGAATTCTTTCACCTTTCAATCCATGATGATGTGGCGGGTAAAAAGCGAATGTACAGGAGCAAAAAGAAAATCCTCAACACAATCCTGACAGATATAAGGGTGCCAAGGTCAACAAGGAATAAATCAAAGGACTTGGAGAACATGAAAGCTCTAATGAAAATCCTAAACAGAGAATATGAGAAGGAGTTCAATGATCCCCGGCCAAGCTTAGCCGAATTGGAGGAGAAGATTCAAGAGGTTGATGCACGTATAGATGAGCTTGTATATGAACTTTACGGGTTGGATGATAGAGAAAAGAGGATCGTCGAAGAAAGTTTAAATTCATAA